In Ruminiclostridium josui JCM 17888, the genomic window AGTACAGAGTGGAATATAGCAGAGAATGGACTTGTATCAGTTAACATACAAGTGGAAAGAAATATGGAAATGCCGTTTCTGCCTCGATTTGGCCTGAGATTATTTCTGCCAGAGTATATCAGCAATGTTGAATATTTCGGATATGGCCCATATGAAAGCTATGCAGACAAGAGAAGGGCATCATATATGGGACGCTTTAAATCCAATGTGGGAAGTATGCATGAGGACTACTTGAAGCCACAGGAAAACGGAAGCCACTGGGGATGTCATTATGTAAAGCTGATGTCAAATTGTGGTCTCGGTTTGCTGATAACTGGTGATGAACCATTTAGTTTTAGTGCATCTTACTATACTCAAGAGGAACTTACAAGTAAGCTTCACAATTTTGAGTTGGAGAAGTGTGGAAACACTGTGCTTTGTATAGATTATGCTCAAAGTGGAATAGGCTCAAACAGCTGCGGGCCTGAGCTTATGGAGAAGTATCGTTTTAATGCTCAGAGATTTCATTACACTATGTTCATAAAGCCTTTTACAAAAAAAAGGGACTTAGTACCCCTTGTTGTAAAGAATGCCTTTAGAAAGTAAAATAGATATGAGCCGGGTTATGCAGGCCGGGTGATGGTATAATCAAATCCATACCCGGCTTGAAATATGTAAACAGCGGTTTTACTTGGAAAGGGTGCAAAAATGTATAACTTGCCAATATATAATTATTTAAGAAAATACGAAAAAGAAAATATAAATATATTTCATATGCCGGGGCACAAGCTGGCAAGGGGAATTCCACAAGAACTTGCCATGAATGTCCTTAAGCTTGACGTTACGGAGATTGATGGAACAGATAACCTTCATTATCCCGAGGGAATAATAAAAGAGGCTCAAGAGCTTGCGGCAATGGCATTTGGGGCGGATAGTACTTTTTTTCTTGTAAATGGCTCAACTTGCGGAATTCAAGCTGCAATTATGAGCGTTTGTACAAGAGGCCAAAAAGTAATAGTAGAAAGAGATTCGCATAAATCTGTAGTATCAGGGCTGATATTGTCCGGAGCAGAACCAATATTTATATATCCTCAATACAACTGCAAGTTTGGAATAAATGAAGGAATATCGGCAGAAAGTATTGAAAAAGCTCTTTGTATGTATCCAGATGCAGCCGCAGTGCTTATTACAAGGCCTAATTATTACGGTATATGCAGCGATATTGAAAGTATAGTTAAGGTTGTTCATTCTCACGGAAAACCTTTGATAGTGGATGAAGCTCACGGAGCGCATTTGGCATTTAGTCCTCTGCTGCCTCCTTCAGCAAACCAATACAAAGCAGACATTGTAATACAAAGTGCACATAAAACACTTCCTGCTGTTACTCAGGGGGCGTACATGCATATAAATGGCTCTCTTATTGACATTGAGAAAATAAGATTTAACTTAGCCATGCTCCAAACTTCAAGTCCTTCATATATTATAATGACGTATCTTGATATTGCAAGAGAGCTGATGCAAACAGAAGGAAAAGAAAGACTATCTCATTTGATTGAAGAAATCAATGCTTTTAAAAATAGACTCGCTGAATTACATGGGTTTAAGGTATTAGAAGATAACTATACGAATATTAATACAGTACTGGATACCACAAGGCTTGTGTTAAATACATCAGGACTTGGTATAAGTGGATATAAGGCTGAAGCAGAGCTAAGAGCAAAGTTATCCGTTCAGGTAGAAATGGCTGATTATGAAAACCTTGTTTTGATTACAACAATAGCGGATGAAAAGAGGAATTTAGACAGGCTATATGAAAGTTTGTCAAAGTTGAATCAAATACCTTTTAATGATGAGTGGGTAAGGCAGGCGGAAAAAGTACGTAGTTTGGCAAGACAAAAACCAGTTGATGCTTTATCGGCATTAAGTCCTTATGAAGCATATGCTGCACAAAAGGAGTCTAAGGAATTAAAAAACTGTATCGGAAGGATATGTGGGGGAGTGATAACTCCATATCCTCCAGGTATTCCAATTCTATATCCGGGAGAAATAATAGACAGTGAGAAAATAAGCTACATAGAATCCATTATTGAATTAGGTGGAAAGGTTAATGGCATTGGCAATAATATTAGTGTCCAAGTTGTAAAATAATGTGTTATAATTTTTGTATCAGACAAAAGAGAAAACAGTTGGAGGTAAAATAATGCGTAAAGGTTTGTTTATAACTGTTGAAGGAACTGATGGATCGGGAAAGACAACTCAGATTAAACTGATGGAAGAATTTCTAAAGTCTGCAGGAAATGAGGTTGTACTATCCAGAGAACCTGGGGGTACCCAAATCAGCGAGATGATCAGGGATTTGATACTAGATCCTAAAAATACCGATATTTCCCCTTTAACAGAGATGATGCTTTACGCTGCAGCCAGAGCCCAGCATGTTTTTCAGGTCATAAAGCCGGCTTTAGATAGCGGAAAATGTGTTATATGTGACAGGTTTGTAGATTCGAGCTTTGCATATCAGGGGTGTGGCAGAGGGGTTGACCTTAAAACAGTGGCGGATGTCAATAGAGCCGCAGTTGACGGTATAGTACCTGATATTACATTTTTTCTGGACATTGACCCGCATTTGGCAATCCAAAGAAGAATAAAAACCACGGGTGCAGATAGGATAGAACAGGAAAAAATGGATTTTCATACAAGAGTATATGAAGGTTACAGGAAAATGGCATTATTATATCCCGATAGGATTAAGACAATAGATGCTTCTAAATCAATAGAAGAAATATCTTCACAAATAAAGTTGTACCTTACGGAAATAATTTAAAAAATATAATATATTTAAGGAGGGATTTTGATGAAACTGGTGTTTGCTATTGTACATGATGAAGACGGCAACAGAGTAATGGATGAACTTAATAAGAGCGGTTTTAGTGTTACTAAAATGTGTTCTTCAGGAGGTTTTTTAAAGGCCGGAAATACCACTTTACTTGTAGGTGTAGATGAAGAAAAGCTAGATGAAGTAATTTCCATTATTGAAAAGAAGTCAAAAAGTAGAAAACAGGTTATAAATACGCCAGCCTCATCTGGAGGTATAAACGGAATGTTTATGCCATATCCCGTTGAAGTAACGGTAGGCGGAGCTACAATTTTTG contains:
- a CDS encoding aminotransferase class I/II-fold pyridoxal phosphate-dependent enzyme, which encodes MYNLPIYNYLRKYEKENINIFHMPGHKLARGIPQELAMNVLKLDVTEIDGTDNLHYPEGIIKEAQELAAMAFGADSTFFLVNGSTCGIQAAIMSVCTRGQKVIVERDSHKSVVSGLILSGAEPIFIYPQYNCKFGINEGISAESIEKALCMYPDAAAVLITRPNYYGICSDIESIVKVVHSHGKPLIVDEAHGAHLAFSPLLPPSANQYKADIVIQSAHKTLPAVTQGAYMHINGSLIDIEKIRFNLAMLQTSSPSYIIMTYLDIARELMQTEGKERLSHLIEEINAFKNRLAELHGFKVLEDNYTNINTVLDTTRLVLNTSGLGISGYKAEAELRAKLSVQVEMADYENLVLITTIADEKRNLDRLYESLSKLNQIPFNDEWVRQAEKVRSLARQKPVDALSALSPYEAYAAQKESKELKNCIGRICGGVITPYPPGIPILYPGEIIDSEKISYIESIIELGGKVNGIGNNISVQVVK
- the tmk gene encoding dTMP kinase, with translation MRKGLFITVEGTDGSGKTTQIKLMEEFLKSAGNEVVLSREPGGTQISEMIRDLILDPKNTDISPLTEMMLYAAARAQHVFQVIKPALDSGKCVICDRFVDSSFAYQGCGRGVDLKTVADVNRAAVDGIVPDITFFLDIDPHLAIQRRIKTTGADRIEQEKMDFHTRVYEGYRKMALLYPDRIKTIDASKSIEEISSQIKLYLTEII
- a CDS encoding cyclic-di-AMP receptor; this encodes MKLVFAIVHDEDGNRVMDELNKSGFSVTKMCSSGGFLKAGNTTLLVGVDEEKLDEVISIIEKKSKSRKQVINTPASSGGINGMFMPYPVEVTVGGATIFVVDVEKFHKV